In Microbulbifer sp. GL-2, the following are encoded in one genomic region:
- a CDS encoding VOC family protein gives MKGIFHLSFVADNFETTRKFYEEVLGCRTGREKETWLDIHFFGHQLTIHRNNCPSEVSPIDHFGVILDKDEWHNLSERVSASNTGYVLSPNVIKIDTEAESGKYIIKDPSGNILEFKYYSELIHPMSEAYA, from the coding sequence GTGAAAGGAATATTCCATTTATCTTTTGTGGCTGACAACTTTGAAACCACCCGAAAATTTTATGAGGAAGTGCTTGGGTGTCGTACCGGTAGGGAAAAAGAGACATGGCTTGATATTCACTTTTTCGGCCACCAACTAACTATCCATAGGAATAATTGCCCATCCGAAGTAAGCCCTATTGATCACTTTGGTGTGATTCTTGATAAAGATGAGTGGCATAATCTTTCTGAAAGAGTTTCCGCAAGTAATACTGGTTATGTTCTTTCGCCAAATGTAATAAAAATAGATACTGAAGCCGAGTCTGGAAAATACATTATAAAAGATCCATCGGGGAACATCCTTGAGTTTAAGTACTACTCAGAGCTGATCCACCCCATGAGCGAGGCCTATGCATAA